DNA sequence from the Streptomyces cinnabarinus genome:
GCGGCGCTCGACACCTTCGTAACGGAGCCGCTGCCGCCCGGCTCCCGCCTGCGCGCGCTCGCCGACCGGGTGGTGCTGACCCCGCATCTCGGCGGGGCGAGCCGCGCGGTGGCGGAGAAGGCGGCGACCATCGCGGCGGCGGAGGTGGGCCGCTGGGCGCGCCGGGAGCCGCTGGCGCACTGTCTGACCTGAGGATGCCCGAGGAGCCCGAGGAACCTTTGGAGGCCGGCATGTACATCGGCATCGATGTGGGCACGTCCCTGGTGAAGGCCGCCGCGTTCGACGGCACCGGACGGGAACTCGGCGTCGCGTCCCGGCCGTTGACGCTCACCCCGCACGGCGGGGTGGTCGAGCAGGACATGGCGGAGGTGTACGGGGCGGTCGTCGCCGTCCTCAGCGAGATCACCGCGCGGGTGCCGGAGCCGGTGGAGCTGGCCGGGCTCACCGGACAGGGCGACGGGGTGTGGCTGGTGGACGCCGAGGGGCGCCCGGTGCGGCCCGCGGCGTCCTGGATGGACGGCCGGGCGAACGAACTCGTCGACCAGTGGCTCGCGGACGGCACCTTCGAGGCCGTGTTCCGGCGCACCGGCGGTGCCATGTTCCCGGGCTGTCCGGGACCGCTGCTGGCCTGGCTGGACAGCCACGAGCCGAAGTCCCTGGACGCCGCGGCGACCGCGCTGTACTGCAAGGACATGGTGTTCCACCGGCTGACGGGGGCGCCGGTGACGACGGAGGTGTCGGACGCCTCGATGCCGTTCCTCGACCCGGTGTCGCGGACGTACGACAACCGGGTGGTGGAGCTGCTGGGGCTGACCCACCGGCGGGGGCTGCTGGCGCCGGTGAGCGATCCGGCGGCGACCGCGGTGACCCTCGGCGAGGGGCTGCCCGCGGGGACGCGGATCGCGAACGGGCCCTACGACCTGCCGGCCTGCGCGCTCGGCGCGGGGGTCACCGCCGACGGGGACGGGCTGCTGATCGTCGGCACCTGTCTGGCGGCGCTGGTGGGGACGGCCGAGGTGGATCTGGCCGGGGAGCCGGCGGGCCTGTACATCTGCACCGACCGGCCGGGGCACTGGCTGCGCGCCATGCCCGCGATGGTCGGCACGGCCGCCCTGGACTGGGTGCTGTCGACGACCGGGGTCACCCATGAGGAGGTCGACACGCTGCTGGCCGGGACCCCGCCGGGCGCGCACGGGGTGCGGGTGCTGCCGTACTTCGCGCCGTCCGGGGAGCGGGCGCCCTTCGTGGAGCCGCGGCTGCGCGCCGAACTCACCGGTGTCTGCCTGGAGTCGACCCCCGCCGACCTGGTCCGCGCCACCTGCGAGGGCATCGGCTACGCGGCCCGGCACTGTCTGGAGGCGGCGGGGCTGACCGGCACGCTCGCGGTGTGCGGGGGCGGCACCCGCAGCCCCGCCTGGACGCAGTTGCTCGCGGACGTCCTCGGCCGGCCGCTCCGGGTGGTCGAGGGCGAGGTGGGCGCCCGGGGCGCGGTGCTCGCGGCGGCGGAGCGGCACGGGGTCGCGCTGGACGCACGGGAGTGGACCCGGCCGACGGCCGTGGTGGAGCCGGACGCGGGGCGGGCCGCGTACTACGAGCGGGGGTACGCGGAGCACTTGGCGCGGCTGGCTGCGGCGCGGGAGCGGGTAAGGGACTGAGGTGTCCGAAGTGCCGTAGAAAGAAAGGGAGTTGGAATGCCAGCGCACATGAGACGCCGGTCCCTGCTGCTCGCCGCCGCGGTGACTCCGGTGGCAGCCGCTGCCGTACCCGCCGAAGCCGCCGCCCGAGGTGGGCCGTTGGTCATCGGACACCGGGGTGCGGCGGGCTGGCGGCCGGAGCACACGGCCGCCTCCTACGCCTACGCCGTCCAGACCGGCGCCGACTGGATCGAACCCGACCTCGTGCCGACGAAGGACCACGTCCTGGTGGTCCGGCACGAGAACGAGATCTCGGGAACCACGGACGTGGCCGCGCACCCGGAGTTCGCGGACCGCCGCACGACGAAGACGGTGGACGGGAGGTCGGTGACCGGCTGGTTCACGGAGGACTTCACCCTCGCCGAGCTGAAGACCCTGCGGGCGGTGGAACGGCTGCCGCAGATCCGCAACCGCAACACCGTCTTCGACGGACGCGAGGAGATCCTCACCTTCCAGGAGGTGGTGGACCTGGCGAGACGGCTCTCCCGCGCCCACGGCCGGACGGTCGCCGTCTTCCCGGAGACCAAGCACCCGACCTACTTCCGCTCGATCGGCCTGCCCCTGGAACCGAGGCTGGCCGCCGCGATTCGCCGTAACCGCCTCGGCCCGCGCGAATGCGTCGTGCAGTCCTTCGAGCCGACGAGCCTGAAGCGCATGACGGGTCCGGGCGTGCCGCTGTGGCAGGCGCTGGGCACCACGGGCGGGCCGTACGACCTGGTCTCGGCCGGGGACCCGACGACGTACCGGGACATGATGACGCCCGCGGGGCTCGCCGGGATCGCCGAGTACGCGGACTGGATCGGGCCGGACAAGGCGTCGGTCGTGGCGCCGGACACGGGCGCCCCCTCGGCACTGCTGGGGGACGCCCATGCCGCCGGGCTCAAGGTCGGTCCGTACACCTTCCGCGCCGAGAACCAGTACCTGCCGGCGGGACTGCGGCGCGGCACGACGGGCACCGACTTCGGTGACGCGTTCGCGGAGTACGCGCTGCACTACCGGCTAGGTGTGGACGCGGTGGTGACGGACTTCCCCGATCTGGCCCATCTGGCCCGGATCGCGGTGTAGAGGTCGCTTTACAGGTCGGCTACAGGTTGCTGAAGTCGGGGCCCTTGGTGCGGGTGCGCTTGATCTCGTAGAAGCCGGGGACCGAGGCCACGGCGAGGGTGCCGTCCCAGAGGCGGGCGGCCTCCTCGCCCTTCGGGGCCGGGGTGACGACCGGGCCGAAGAAGGCGATCTGCTCGCCGTCGTCGCCGGGGACCGCGATCACCGGGGTGCCGACGTCCTGGCCGACCTTGTCTATGCCCTCCTTGTGGGAGGCGCGCAGCTCTGCGTCGAACTCGAAGTCCTTCTGGTCGAAGTACTCGATCAGGTCGGCGGGCAGGCCGACATCGGCCAGGGCGCCGACGACGGCGTCCCGGCTCGGGCCCTGGCCCTCGTTGTGGATGCGGGTGCCGAGCGCCGTGTACAGCGGGCCGAGGATGTCGGAGCCGTGCTTCTGCCAGGCCGCCGTCACCACCCGGATCGGCTGCCATGCCTTGGTCTCCAGCAGCTCGCGGTACTCCTCGGGCAGCTCGTCGATCTTCGGCTCGTTCAGCACGGCCAGGCTCATGATGTGCCAGCGGACCTCGATGTCGCGGACCTTCTCCACTTCCAGCACCCAGCGGGAGGTCATCCAGGCCCAGGGGCACAGCGGATCGAACCAGAAGTCGACGGGGGTCTTCGCGGACGTCGTCGCGGTCTCGGACATGGCTCTCCTAAGGCAGCGGTCTTTGACTGCCGCAACACCCACCACCACCTCCCCATTCCCGGCTGCTCCCGCCGGTGCGCCCATGGGAAGATCTGGTCCGTCCGCATGCTGAACACCCTGTGAGGGAGTGACCCCCGTGCCCGGTGAGAATCTGTCCCGCGACGAGGCCCGGGAGCGGGCCGCGCTGCTGTCCGTCGACGGGTACGACGTCTCGCTCGACCTGCGCTCCGCGGTCGGCGACGAGCCGTCGGACGGGCCGCGCACCTTCCGCTCGGTCACCACCATCCGCTTCCGCTGCGCCGAGCCGGGCGCCACGACCTTCGCCGATCTGATCGCGCCGGGGGTCACGGCGGTCTCCCTCAACGGCCGGGACCTCGACCCGAGCGAGGTCTTCGACGGCTCCCGGATCGCCCTGGAGGACCTGGCCGCCGACAACGAGCTGATCGTCGACGCGCGGTGCGCCTACTCCCGCACCGGCGAGGGCATGCACCGCTTCGTCGACCCCGAGGACGGCGAGGTGTACCTGTACACCCAGTACGAGCCGGCCGACTCCCGCCGGGTCCACGCCTGCTTCGAGCAGCCTGATCTCAAGGCGCCGTTCCGCTTCGAGGTGCGGGCGCCCGAGGGCTGGACGGTGTGGAGCAACGGCGTGGGCCGGCTCGCCGACGGGGTGTGGCGGTTCGCGGAGACCAAGCCGATCTCGACGTACATCACCTGCGTGGTGGCGGGCCCGTACCACTACGTCACGGACTCCTACACGCGGACCTTTGACGACGGTACGACGCTGGAGATCCCCCTCGGCGCCATGTGCCGCAAGGGGCTCGCGCCGCACTTCGACGCGGACGACGTCTTCCTGGTCACCAAGCAGGGCCTGGACTTCTTCCACGACCACTTCGACTACCCGTATCCGTTCGGGAAGTACGACCAGGCCTTCGTGCCCGAGTACAACCTGGGCGCGATGGAGAACCCGGGCCTGGTGACCTTCCGCGAGGAGTACATCTTCCGCGGGAAGGTGACGCGGGCCTCGTACGAGGCGCGGGCCAACGTCATCCTGCACGAGATGGCACACATGTGGTTCGGCGACCTGGTCACCATGGAGTGGTGGGACGACCTGTGGCTGAAGGAGTCCTTCGCGGACTTCATGGGCTCCTTCGCCACGGTGGGCGCGACCCGTTTCACCGACGGCTGGATCACCTTCGCCAACCGTCGCAAGGCGTGGGCCTACCGCGCCGACCAGCTGCCCTCCACGCACCCGGTCACGGCCGACATCCGTGACCTCCAGGACGCGAAGCTGAACTTCGACGGCATCACGTACGCCAAGGGCGCGTCCGTGCTGAAGCAGTTGGTGGCGTACGTCGGCCAGGAGGCGTTCCTGGAGGGTGCCCGGCGCTACTTCAAGCGGCACGCCTACGGCAACACCCGCCTCGGCGACCTGCTCTCGGTGCTTGGTGAGACCAGCGGCCGGGACATGGCCGCCTGGTCCCGGTCCTGGCTCCAGACGGCCGGGGTCAACTCCCTCACCCCGCAGGTGCTGCTGGACCCGGCGGGCCGGGTCTCGGAGCTGGCGGTGGTGCAGGAGGCGGCCGAGTCGCATCCGGAGCTGCGGCCGCACCGGATCGCGGTGGGCCTGTACCGCCGTACCGGCGACGCGCTGGAGCGGTACGCGCGCGTGGAGGTGGACGTCGACGGTCCGCGTACGGTCGTGGCGGAGCTGGCCGGGGCCGAGGCGCCGGAGCTGGTGCTGGTCAACGACGACGATCTGACGTACTGCAAGACCCGCTTCGACGAGACCTCGCTGGCCGCGCTGCGCCGGGGCCTGGGCGACATGACCGACCCGCTGGCCCGCGCGCTGTGCTGGTCGGCGCTGTGGAACATGACGCGGGACGCGCTGCTGCCCGCGCGGGAGTTCATCGACCTGGTGCTGAAGTTCGCGGCGCGGGAGTCCGACATCGGTGTGCTCCAGCAGCTGCACGCCTGGGCGGAGTCGGCGGCCGTGCACTACAGCGCGCCCGAGCGGCGGGAGGAGGCCGGGCGGCGGCTGTGCCAGGGCGCGGTGATGGAGCTGCACGGCGCCGAGCCCGGCAGCGAGCACCAGCTGGCCTGGGCGCGGTTCTTCGCGCGGGTGGCCGATGTACCGGCGGCGTTCGAGATGCTGACGGCGCTGCTGGACGGCACGATGCCGCTGTCGGGTCTGGAGGTCGACCAGGAGCTGCGCTGGGCGTTCCTGGACGCGCTCGCGGCGCAAGACGTCGTCGGCGACAAGGAGCTGGCCGCCGAACTCGCCCGGGACGACACCGCGTCGGGCAAGCGGCATCAGGTGCGCTGTCTCGCCGCCCGTCCGCAGGCCGCGGTCAAGGCGCAGGCGTGGGCGCAGGTGGTGGAGTCGGAGGAGCTGTCCAACGCGCTGGTGGAGGCGACCATCGCGGGCTTCGCGCGGGCGTCGCAGCGGGAGCTGACTGCGCCGTACACCCAGAAGTACTTCGCGGCGATCGAGCGGGTGTGGGCCGAGCGGTCGATCCAGATCGGCATGGTCGTGGTGCAGGGCCTGTTCCCCTCCCTCCAGGAGTCCCAGGAGACGCTGGACGCCACGGACGCCTGGCTCTCCGCGCACGAGGGGGCGGCTCCGGCGCTGCGCCGGCTGGTGCTGGAGGCGCGGGACGACTTGGCACGGGCGTTGCGGGGACAGGCGTGCGACGCGGCGGCGGACGCCTGATCTCTGGCCAACGCTTTCCGCCTCCGTGACCGTTACGGAATTCAGGCAATAGCAGCCGTAACCCCTGGTCCCACCCGTTTGGACCAGGGGTTTTCGGTGCCTACTCGGCATCCGAACACCCGTCCTTTAGGGCGAGCTTGTCCAGATTTGTCGACGGGCGTGTAACAGGGGTTAAGGGCCGGATCGGACGCGGGAATCCCCGGGTCATGAACCACAACACCCCGCTCTCCCCCCGCCCCCTCCACCAGCTCACCGACGTCCGCCGCCGGGTCCTGACGGCCGCGCAGCTGCGGGCGCACGGCGTCCCGGCCGCCGAGACGAACGAGCAGTGCCGGGCCGGCGGCCCCTGGCAGCAGCTCCTCCCGGGCGTCTACCTGCTCCACCCCGGCCCCCCGACCAGCGAGGAGCGGCTGAACGCGGTGCTGCTGTACGCGGCGCGGGAGCGGACCGCCGGGGTGCCGCCGCAGCCGGG
Encoded proteins:
- a CDS encoding FGGY-family carbohydrate kinase, encoding MYIGIDVGTSLVKAAAFDGTGRELGVASRPLTLTPHGGVVEQDMAEVYGAVVAVLSEITARVPEPVELAGLTGQGDGVWLVDAEGRPVRPAASWMDGRANELVDQWLADGTFEAVFRRTGGAMFPGCPGPLLAWLDSHEPKSLDAAATALYCKDMVFHRLTGAPVTTEVSDASMPFLDPVSRTYDNRVVELLGLTHRRGLLAPVSDPAATAVTLGEGLPAGTRIANGPYDLPACALGAGVTADGDGLLIVGTCLAALVGTAEVDLAGEPAGLYICTDRPGHWLRAMPAMVGTAALDWVLSTTGVTHEEVDTLLAGTPPGAHGVRVLPYFAPSGERAPFVEPRLRAELTGVCLESTPADLVRATCEGIGYAARHCLEAAGLTGTLAVCGGGTRSPAWTQLLADVLGRPLRVVEGEVGARGAVLAAAERHGVALDAREWTRPTAVVEPDAGRAAYYERGYAEHLARLAAARERVRD
- a CDS encoding glycerophosphodiester phosphodiesterase family protein yields the protein MPAHMRRRSLLLAAAVTPVAAAAVPAEAAARGGPLVIGHRGAAGWRPEHTAASYAYAVQTGADWIEPDLVPTKDHVLVVRHENEISGTTDVAAHPEFADRRTTKTVDGRSVTGWFTEDFTLAELKTLRAVERLPQIRNRNTVFDGREEILTFQEVVDLARRLSRAHGRTVAVFPETKHPTYFRSIGLPLEPRLAAAIRRNRLGPRECVVQSFEPTSLKRMTGPGVPLWQALGTTGGPYDLVSAGDPTTYRDMMTPAGLAGIAEYADWIGPDKASVVAPDTGAPSALLGDAHAAGLKVGPYTFRAENQYLPAGLRRGTTGTDFGDAFAEYALHYRLGVDAVVTDFPDLAHLARIAV
- a CDS encoding DsbA family protein, whose protein sequence is MSETATTSAKTPVDFWFDPLCPWAWMTSRWVLEVEKVRDIEVRWHIMSLAVLNEPKIDELPEEYRELLETKAWQPIRVVTAAWQKHGSDILGPLYTALGTRIHNEGQGPSRDAVVGALADVGLPADLIEYFDQKDFEFDAELRASHKEGIDKVGQDVGTPVIAVPGDDGEQIAFFGPVVTPAPKGEEAARLWDGTLAVASVPGFYEIKRTRTKGPDFSNL
- the pepN gene encoding aminopeptidase N codes for the protein MPGENLSRDEARERAALLSVDGYDVSLDLRSAVGDEPSDGPRTFRSVTTIRFRCAEPGATTFADLIAPGVTAVSLNGRDLDPSEVFDGSRIALEDLAADNELIVDARCAYSRTGEGMHRFVDPEDGEVYLYTQYEPADSRRVHACFEQPDLKAPFRFEVRAPEGWTVWSNGVGRLADGVWRFAETKPISTYITCVVAGPYHYVTDSYTRTFDDGTTLEIPLGAMCRKGLAPHFDADDVFLVTKQGLDFFHDHFDYPYPFGKYDQAFVPEYNLGAMENPGLVTFREEYIFRGKVTRASYEARANVILHEMAHMWFGDLVTMEWWDDLWLKESFADFMGSFATVGATRFTDGWITFANRRKAWAYRADQLPSTHPVTADIRDLQDAKLNFDGITYAKGASVLKQLVAYVGQEAFLEGARRYFKRHAYGNTRLGDLLSVLGETSGRDMAAWSRSWLQTAGVNSLTPQVLLDPAGRVSELAVVQEAAESHPELRPHRIAVGLYRRTGDALERYARVEVDVDGPRTVVAELAGAEAPELVLVNDDDLTYCKTRFDETSLAALRRGLGDMTDPLARALCWSALWNMTRDALLPAREFIDLVLKFAARESDIGVLQQLHAWAESAAVHYSAPERREEAGRRLCQGAVMELHGAEPGSEHQLAWARFFARVADVPAAFEMLTALLDGTMPLSGLEVDQELRWAFLDALAAQDVVGDKELAAELARDDTASGKRHQVRCLAARPQAAVKAQAWAQVVESEELSNALVEATIAGFARASQRELTAPYTQKYFAAIERVWAERSIQIGMVVVQGLFPSLQESQETLDATDAWLSAHEGAAPALRRLVLEARDDLARALRGQACDAAADA